A region of Acidithiobacillus ferridurans DNA encodes the following proteins:
- the lon gene encoding endopeptidase La — MNDTHTEASESSKLVLPEDVLPVLPMRNIVLFPGVVLPLGIGRAQSVAAAQEAIRQERPIALLLQKDPENDAPGPDDLYPVGTVATVLRYVTTGDGGHHLIAQGEGRFRVREFLPDYPFLAARIERLEESTATGSELDARVLHLRQQAAEALSLLPQVPQELAQAIAHVEQPGALADLIANFLDLKADERQQILENIDVRSRLEQVSQFLSYRIEVMKLSQKIGEQTKEVMDRRQREYLLREQLKAIQQELGEGEEGNGELEALGHAIDEAHLPAEVEAVARKELRRLQRMPEGAGEYGMVRSYIDAILALPWAKETPERVDIGEARSILDEDHYDLDKIKRRILEHLAVHRLNPNGKSPILCFVGPPGVGKTSLGQSIARAMGRKFVRVSLGGVHDEAEIRGHRRTYIGALPGNILQALGKVEVRNPVMLLDEIDKLGAGGFHGDPAAALLEVLDPEQNRTFRDTYLAMPFDLSHVFFIATANVLDTIPGPLRDRMEIIPLSGYTEEDKMHIASRYLVPRQREAAGLTAEQLVLEEDTLLALIRGYTREAGCRSLERELGAICRWVAVRIAEGGSSGMQIHPDDLATILGPQRFENEVASRVALPGVATGLAWTPVGGDILFIEASKSPGNGRLILTGQLGDVMKESAQAAMSLVKARAADWQIAQESIDKSDIHIHIPAGAIPKDGPSAGVTLAVALISLLTGRKVRPDVAMTGEISLRGLVLPVGGIKEKVLAALRAGIHTVLLPARNRRDYEDIPENARQQLTFIWIERVEDAVAQALEMGQEG, encoded by the coding sequence ATGAACGATACGCACACGGAGGCGAGCGAAAGCAGCAAGCTGGTATTACCGGAAGATGTTCTGCCGGTGCTGCCCATGCGCAATATTGTCCTCTTCCCAGGGGTGGTTCTGCCCCTCGGTATTGGTCGTGCGCAGTCGGTGGCGGCGGCCCAGGAGGCCATCCGCCAGGAGCGCCCCATTGCCTTGCTCTTGCAAAAGGATCCGGAAAATGATGCACCGGGTCCCGATGATCTTTACCCGGTGGGTACGGTGGCCACTGTCCTGCGCTATGTGACCACTGGGGATGGCGGCCACCACCTCATTGCCCAGGGGGAAGGACGTTTCCGGGTGCGCGAATTTTTGCCGGATTATCCCTTTCTGGCGGCCCGTATCGAACGTCTGGAGGAAAGCACTGCCACCGGTTCGGAGCTGGACGCCCGCGTCCTGCACCTGCGTCAGCAGGCCGCCGAAGCGCTGTCCCTCCTGCCGCAGGTACCCCAGGAACTGGCCCAGGCCATTGCCCATGTGGAGCAGCCCGGGGCACTGGCGGATCTGATTGCCAACTTTCTGGATCTCAAGGCCGATGAGCGCCAGCAAATCCTGGAAAACATCGACGTGCGCAGCCGCCTGGAGCAGGTCTCGCAGTTTTTGAGCTATCGCATCGAGGTCATGAAGCTCTCCCAGAAGATCGGCGAGCAGACCAAGGAGGTCATGGATCGCCGCCAACGTGAATACCTCCTGCGTGAGCAGCTCAAGGCCATCCAGCAGGAATTGGGGGAGGGGGAGGAGGGCAACGGCGAGCTGGAGGCCCTGGGCCATGCCATTGACGAGGCGCACCTGCCCGCCGAGGTGGAGGCGGTGGCCCGCAAGGAACTGCGTCGCCTGCAACGGATGCCTGAAGGGGCTGGCGAGTATGGCATGGTGCGTAGTTATATCGACGCCATCCTGGCCCTCCCTTGGGCCAAGGAAACCCCGGAGCGTGTCGACATCGGTGAAGCACGAAGCATTCTCGACGAGGATCACTACGACCTCGACAAGATCAAGCGGCGCATCCTGGAGCATCTGGCAGTACATCGCCTGAATCCCAACGGCAAAAGCCCCATTCTTTGCTTTGTCGGGCCACCGGGGGTGGGCAAAACCTCTCTGGGCCAGAGCATCGCCCGCGCCATGGGGCGCAAGTTTGTGCGCGTGAGCCTGGGCGGCGTCCATGACGAGGCGGAGATCCGCGGCCATCGACGCACCTATATCGGCGCCTTGCCCGGCAATATCCTCCAGGCTCTGGGCAAGGTGGAGGTGCGCAATCCGGTGATGCTCCTGGACGAGATCGACAAGCTCGGCGCCGGCGGTTTCCACGGCGATCCCGCCGCCGCCCTGCTGGAGGTGCTGGATCCGGAGCAGAATCGCACTTTTCGCGACACCTATCTGGCCATGCCCTTTGACCTCAGCCACGTCTTTTTCATCGCCACCGCCAATGTCCTGGATACCATCCCCGGCCCTCTGCGGGACCGTATGGAGATCATCCCGCTCTCGGGCTATACGGAGGAGGACAAGATGCATATCGCCAGTCGCTACCTCGTGCCCCGGCAGCGGGAGGCGGCGGGCCTGACGGCGGAGCAACTGGTCCTGGAAGAGGATACGCTGCTGGCCCTTATCCGCGGCTATACCCGCGAGGCCGGTTGCCGCAGTCTGGAGCGCGAACTGGGGGCCATCTGCCGCTGGGTGGCGGTGCGCATTGCCGAGGGCGGCAGCAGCGGGATGCAGATTCATCCCGACGATCTGGCGACGATCCTCGGTCCCCAACGCTTTGAAAACGAAGTCGCCTCGCGGGTGGCCCTGCCCGGCGTGGCCACCGGGCTGGCCTGGACGCCGGTGGGCGGGGATATCCTCTTCATCGAGGCCAGCAAGAGCCCCGGCAATGGTCGCCTCATCCTGACCGGGCAACTCGGTGATGTCATGAAGGAGAGCGCCCAGGCGGCGATGAGCCTGGTCAAGGCGCGGGCGGCGGACTGGCAGATCGCCCAGGAGAGCATCGACAAGAGCGATATTCATATCCACATCCCCGCGGGTGCCATCCCCAAGGACGGACCCAGCGCGGGGGTGACCCTTGCCGTGGCGTTGATCTCCTTGCTCACCGGCCGCAAGGTGCGGCCGGATGTGGCCATGACCGGCGAGATCAGTCTGCGCGGCCTGGTACTGCCCGTCGGGGGGATCAAGGAGAAGGTCCTGGCGGCCCTGCGTGCCGGTATCCACACGGTCCTATTGCCGGCGCGCAACCGCCGGGATTACGAAGACATCCCCGAGAACGCCCGTCAACAACTTACCTTCATCTGGATAGAACGGGTGGAAGATGCAGTGGCGCAGGCGCTGGAAATGGGTCAGGAAGGGTAA
- a CDS encoding class I SAM-dependent rRNA methyltransferase, with the protein MSSASPYPILRLRAKEDRRLRAGHLWVYSNEIDVQKTPLTAVTPGSVCRMEDAQGKALGLAHVNPHTLLCARLLSRDPHVSIDEDFYRTRLQQALLMRERLFTAPFYRLVHGEGDGLPGLIIDRYEDHLVLQAGSLGMDRDLPLITAALQGLLRPAGILLKASGAARRLEGLEDRIEVLFGHIPERLEVWENDCLFQVDPRGGQKTGWFYDHRANRRRLRDFAQGRRVLDCFAYLGGFAIPLAKAGASAVTAVDSSAPALAILEENARRNEVEGLRSIHGDAMETLHNLRDRGEQFDLIVLDPPALIKSKKDFKEGSIAYRRFNDMAMRLLTPGGILFSASCSHHLSRETLLSQIAFAAQRGDYQIIGEGSQDMDHPVHPAVPESNYLKGFFIHRREELPEEAEKTA; encoded by the coding sequence ATGTCTTCTGCCAGCCCATACCCCATTCTTCGCCTGCGTGCCAAGGAGGATCGCCGCCTCCGCGCCGGTCATCTATGGGTCTACAGCAACGAAATCGACGTCCAGAAAACTCCCCTCACCGCCGTCACTCCAGGCAGCGTCTGCCGGATGGAAGACGCCCAGGGCAAGGCCCTGGGGCTCGCCCACGTCAATCCTCATACCCTGCTCTGTGCGCGCCTGTTGAGCCGTGACCCGCATGTCAGCATCGACGAGGACTTTTATCGCACCCGCTTGCAGCAGGCTTTGCTGATGCGGGAGCGTCTGTTCACTGCGCCTTTTTACCGCCTGGTGCATGGTGAAGGCGATGGTTTGCCGGGCCTGATTATCGACCGCTATGAGGACCATCTGGTGCTGCAGGCGGGTAGTCTCGGCATGGATCGCGATTTGCCCTTGATCACGGCGGCGTTGCAGGGTCTGCTGCGCCCGGCGGGCATTTTGCTGAAGGCCAGCGGCGCGGCGCGGCGACTGGAAGGGTTGGAAGACCGCATCGAAGTCCTTTTCGGGCATATCCCGGAGCGGCTGGAGGTTTGGGAAAACGACTGCCTGTTCCAGGTTGACCCGCGCGGCGGGCAAAAAACCGGCTGGTTTTATGACCATCGCGCCAATCGACGCCGCTTGCGGGACTTTGCCCAGGGGCGCCGGGTGCTGGACTGCTTTGCCTATCTCGGCGGCTTTGCCATCCCCTTGGCCAAGGCCGGGGCAAGTGCCGTCACCGCTGTAGACAGTTCGGCACCGGCCCTGGCGATCCTCGAAGAAAACGCCCGACGCAACGAGGTTGAGGGCTTGCGCAGCATTCACGGCGATGCCATGGAGACGCTGCATAATTTGCGCGACCGTGGTGAGCAGTTCGATCTCATCGTCCTGGATCCCCCGGCCCTGATCAAATCGAAGAAGGATTTCAAGGAAGGCAGCATCGCCTATCGCCGTTTCAACGACATGGCCATGCGCCTGCTGACCCCCGGCGGCATCCTGTTCTCGGCATCCTGCTCGCATCACCTGAGCCGGGAAACGCTGCTCAGCCAGATCGCTTTTGCCGCCCAGCGTGGGGACTACCAGATCATCGGCGAAGGCAGTCAGGATATGGATCACCCCGTTCACCCGGCGGTGCCGGAAAGCAACTACCTCAAGGGCTTCTTCATCCACCGTCGGGAAGAGTTACCCGAAGAGGCGGAAAAGACCGCCTGA
- the mtnA gene encoding S-methyl-5-thioribose-1-phosphate isomerase codes for MSSADQIRAIRWEEGQLCLLDQRLLPQQETWLKLSDYRAVAVAIRRMVVRGAPAIGITAAYAMALAVREASTHADWQARLLSAADEIKAARPTAVNLAWATDRQLALAQSASTAGQAVAALLQAAHDLLRDDIADNQRMGRYGAELLPAEGGILTHCNTGSLATGGYGTALGVIRAGISAGKQLHIYADETRPWLQGARLTAWELQKDGIPFHLHADSAAAYLMQQGLIHAVIVGADRIAANGDAANKIGTYSLAVLAQYHQIPFYVAAPLSTVDFAMPDGGGIVIEERPAAEVRQCAGHAVAPEGVEVRNPAFDVTPASLITAIITERGVARPGFPVALQALAAGHMQA; via the coding sequence GTGTCCAGTGCCGACCAAATTCGTGCCATCCGTTGGGAGGAGGGTCAGCTCTGCCTTCTCGATCAAAGGCTGTTGCCGCAGCAGGAAACCTGGTTGAAGCTCAGTGATTATCGCGCGGTGGCGGTAGCGATTCGGCGGATGGTGGTGCGCGGCGCCCCGGCAATCGGCATTACCGCCGCTTATGCCATGGCGCTGGCCGTGCGCGAGGCGAGCACACATGCGGACTGGCAGGCACGCCTGCTGAGTGCCGCCGACGAGATCAAGGCGGCACGACCGACCGCGGTGAATCTCGCCTGGGCGACAGACCGACAACTGGCATTGGCGCAATCGGCGTCTACCGCGGGGCAGGCCGTTGCCGCGCTTTTACAGGCCGCTCATGACCTGCTCCGCGATGACATCGCCGATAACCAGCGTATGGGCCGTTATGGTGCGGAGCTCTTGCCGGCGGAGGGCGGTATCCTCACCCATTGCAATACGGGCAGTCTGGCGACCGGCGGATACGGCACGGCACTGGGCGTGATTCGTGCAGGGATTTCCGCGGGTAAGCAGCTCCATATCTATGCTGATGAGACCAGGCCCTGGCTGCAGGGCGCGCGCCTCACCGCCTGGGAGTTGCAGAAGGACGGTATTCCCTTCCATCTCCATGCCGACAGCGCCGCGGCCTATCTGATGCAGCAGGGTCTGATCCATGCGGTGATCGTTGGTGCCGACCGCATTGCCGCCAATGGCGACGCGGCAAACAAAATTGGCACCTACAGCCTCGCCGTACTGGCGCAATATCATCAGATTCCTTTTTATGTCGCGGCGCCTTTGAGTACGGTGGATTTCGCCATGCCCGATGGCGGCGGCATCGTCATCGAAGAGCGCCCCGCCGCCGAGGTACGGCAGTGTGCGGGCCATGCGGTGGCACCCGAAGGCGTCGAAGTGCGCAATCCGGCTTTTGATGTCACCCCCGCCAGCCTGATCACCGCCATTATCACCGAGCGCGGCGTGGCGCGCCCGGGGTTTCCGGTGGCGCTCCAGGCGCTGGCCGCTGGCCACATGCAGGCTTAG